CGATCCCTGGGTCGAGGCCAAGTGCGAGCGCATCGCGGCCAACGGCGACAACGCCTTCATCGATTTCGTGGTCCGCGACGCCGTCCTGCGGTTGCGGCAGGGCGTCGGCCGGCTGATCCGCTCGCGTCGGGACCGGGGCGTGGTGGTGCTGCTCGACAGCCGCTTGCACGGCAAGCCCTACGGCATGACCTTCCTGCAGGCGCTGCCGTCGCCGGTCACCTACTGCGCCGACGCGGACGAGATCGTCCGCCAGACGGGCGCCTTCTTCGACGCCGAGCGTCCCGTCCCCGCGGACGACGGGGCGGGCTTCGCCGCACGGGAGTGATGATGACCTCGATCGACCGTGTCATCTGCGGCAACGACGCCGCCCTGGCCGCGGGGCCGGACCTGCTGGTGCGGAACATCGGCCAGCTGTGCACGCTGGACGCGCCGGACACTCCGGACACTCCGGACGATGCGTGCGCCGGTCCGCGGCGCGGCGCCGCTCTCGACGATCCCGGCCTGGTTGGCGAGGCGGCGCTGGCGGTGGCCGGCGGGCGCGTGCTGGCCTACGGTCCGCAGGCGGAGTTGCTGGCCCGCTGCGGCGCGCCCCACGCCGTCCACGACGCCGGCGGCCGCTGCGTCGTGCCCGGCTGGGTCGACCCCCACACCCACGCCGTGTTCGGGCGGACCCGGCAGGACGAGTACGAGCGCCGCCTGCGCGGCGAGACCT
The sequence above is a segment of the bacterium genome. Coding sequences within it:
- a CDS encoding helicase C-terminal domain-containing protein, whose protein sequence is MTRFRQERHSLLLGTSTFWEGVDLPGSDLEILVVTKLPFAVPTDPWVEAKCERIAANGDNAFIDFVVRDAVLRLRQGVGRLIRSRRDRGVVVLLDSRLHGKPYGMTFLQALPSPVTYCADADEIVRQTGAFFDAERPVPADDGAGFAARE